The Mytilus trossulus isolate FHL-02 chromosome 3, PNRI_Mtr1.1.1.hap1, whole genome shotgun sequence genome contains a region encoding:
- the LOC134712324 gene encoding uncharacterized protein LOC134712324 → MFVSSKVRAKITDSDPVFKTRYLGDVEVYVPNGTGCTNAPVQKLWDNSGEERAMNKVTTVINIHGIFMKDSDKKRDEGKLFPIENISFCNAESIANGKIFSWISKEESSPRLLCHAVLCSTPEKAKSMALVMSRAFQIAYKEWKTEQNNIVRSHRKDSVKTKTADVDIQLKSRYQIDHGHQNGVKNTKPDVAITEANPKTFIKNGSDSDDSKSIKSSTSSGNESVNSKYKDSECQTSEAKRSCTTEGYREIQATEKIDNIDKDTLTNDLKDISIQADNTVFKTEKSIDGCTDNISKVQDKNNSEITVTIGDDSTGTISQKL, encoded by the coding sequence atgtttgtttcttcGAAAGTTCGTGCAAAAATAACAGATTCTGACCCCGTTTTCAAAACTCGATATCTTGGTGACGTAGAAGTGTATGTTCCAAATGGAACTGGATGTACGAATGCACCTGTACAGAAATTATGGGATAATTCAGGAGAGGAGAGAGCGATGAATAAAGTGACAACGGTTATTAACATTCATGGAATATTTATGAAAGATTCGGATAAAAAGAGAGACGAAGGAAAGTTATTTCCAATAGAAAATATTTCGTTTTGTAACGCGGAGAGTATTGCTAATGGAAAAATATTTAGTTGGATATCAAAAGAAGAaagtagtccgagattactGTGTCATGCAGTGCTGTGCAGCACGCCTGAAAAGGCCAAGTCTATGGCCCTTGTGATGTCTAGAGCTTTTCAAATAGCTTATAAAGAGTGGAAAACGGAACAAAATAACATCGTAAGAAGTCACAGGAAAGACAGTGTGAAAACTAAAACAGCTGATGTTGATATACAATTGAAATCGAGATACCAGATTgatcatggacatcaaaacggTGTCAAAAACACCAAGCCTGATGTTGCGATAACTGAAGCGAATCCAAAGACTTTTATTAAGAATGGTTCCGATTCCGACGATTCTAAATCAATCAAATCGTCAACTAGTAGTGGGAACGAAAGTGTTAACTCGAAATACAAAGATTCAGAGTGTCAAACAAGTGAAGCGAAACGCTCATGCACAACAGAAGGTTACAGAGAAATACAAGCAACAGAAAAGATTGACAATATAGATAAAGACACATTGACAAATGATCTAAAAGATATATCTATACAAGCCGATAACACAGTTTTTAAAACGGAAAAGAGTATCGACGGTTGTACCGATAACATATCAAAAGTCcaagataaaaataatagtGAAATCACAGTAACCATTGGAGATGATAGTACAGGAACTATTTCTCAAAAGCTTTAA